From a region of the Agrobacterium larrymoorei genome:
- a CDS encoding autotransporter outer membrane beta-barrel domain-containing protein produces MRHFNLPLCGTAKLCARKRALATAFMTGVSTLALFAAMPVKDAAAADCTVSGSAISGQTDCTVTNSGEMTSPEGGLIINQGSENITVNNEASGTISGTGGWSGITINTSDNTVINNAEGATISGEGSGSAGINVTDPDYSGSSPAGTIINNAGSIAGENAGIDLRYFYGASIVNQTTGSVEGGYGIYAYSSSGILDIQNDGTITGDSNYGIYIANMVGANISNAGWIYGLNTGIDINGATEIAITNSGTVSSNAHAIYAGSIGAFSLINSGTISSTGTDDLYYGVNLDIVDVATIVNSGTISSSLAGQDRGLRLNEVDNATIVNSGSILGGYFGIEFLGDDSSATITNTGTISGGVFGIWASDTDLTLSNAGTISGGVRSTYAESLNATNSGTITGGFDLAALNEAIIYNSGTISGGISTNEVNTVDITNSGTISSASDGVSVTSAAFSLINSGTISGESDGVYVRESNGSIINSGTISGGDYGINADRLSLTITNSGTISGGTASVLFSEDGNTLNVLQGALFNGVVDYNGTVDNTTTFGTGSYLLGVANYDQTDNTINLNNAHQTLILTNTNTGSGTVNVVDIGSTSMDSAVRGYTNSVGNVLGSILSIDVGSSAGGSSEPTSSGALGYAEEKKPTGAAAAVKKGGDDTAVDRYGNLFWIRAFGGQTFDNAKDTSSTNYGVAAGVDRQFDEGRFGVLAGYGRIINKADDGSGKTTGNTGFGGVYVRKDVGSVTLDASLIAGGIDNDSRREISGSDPARGSFTGWYVSPEIAISQKHEFAPGWIFTPSARLRYTAGFYDGYTETSSTQNITYDDRTSNTLEGILEGKITNRNTLANGMKANVSFSAALVDTLNLGSSNMNASLSGTDFTVSAIGNRNLIGTRFGLSGDVQLNQQTTIYSGITLGTYSSDIGSWSANTGVKVKF; encoded by the coding sequence ATGAGACATTTTAATCTGCCTCTGTGCGGAACGGCGAAGCTTTGCGCGCGCAAGCGTGCCCTAGCAACGGCTTTCATGACCGGCGTTTCGACGCTTGCGCTTTTTGCCGCGATGCCGGTGAAGGATGCTGCGGCTGCGGATTGTACCGTTTCCGGCAGCGCCATCTCCGGGCAGACAGATTGTACGGTCACGAATTCAGGGGAGATGACGTCTCCCGAAGGTGGCCTCATCATCAATCAGGGTTCGGAAAACATTACGGTCAACAACGAGGCTAGCGGCACTATTTCAGGCACAGGTGGCTGGTCGGGGATAACGATCAACACGTCGGACAATACAGTCATCAACAATGCCGAGGGTGCGACCATCAGCGGTGAGGGTTCGGGTTCCGCTGGTATCAACGTTACTGACCCGGATTATTCAGGGTCTTCTCCCGCAGGAACAATTATCAACAATGCAGGATCCATCGCTGGGGAAAACGCGGGTATCGATCTCAGATATTTCTATGGAGCCTCAATCGTCAACCAGACGACAGGTTCTGTTGAGGGCGGCTACGGCATATATGCCTATTCATCTTCCGGTATTCTGGATATCCAGAACGATGGTACGATAACCGGAGACTCCAATTACGGTATCTACATCGCCAATATGGTCGGTGCCAATATAAGCAACGCCGGTTGGATTTACGGCCTCAACACGGGTATAGACATCAATGGTGCAACGGAAATAGCTATCACCAACAGTGGTACCGTCTCATCGAACGCACATGCCATATATGCTGGTTCCATAGGCGCTTTTTCGCTTATCAATAGCGGCACGATCTCTTCAACCGGGACCGACGACCTCTATTATGGCGTCAATCTCGACATCGTAGATGTTGCCACCATCGTCAACAGTGGCACCATCTCGTCTTCCCTTGCAGGGCAGGATCGCGGCCTCCGCCTAAACGAGGTGGATAATGCCACGATCGTCAATAGCGGAAGCATTCTTGGCGGCTATTTTGGCATCGAATTCCTTGGAGACGACTCTTCGGCGACGATTACCAATACCGGCACTATCTCCGGCGGCGTGTTTGGTATCTGGGCTTCCGACACTGATCTGACCCTCTCGAACGCAGGAACGATCAGCGGTGGCGTGCGCTCGACCTATGCCGAAAGTCTGAACGCGACAAACAGCGGCACAATAACCGGTGGTTTTGATCTTGCTGCCCTGAACGAAGCCATCATTTACAACAGCGGTACGATTTCCGGCGGTATTAGCACAAATGAGGTCAATACTGTCGATATCACCAACAGCGGTACGATCTCCAGCGCTTCGGACGGTGTTAGTGTAACGAGTGCGGCATTCTCGCTTATCAATAGCGGGACTATTTCCGGCGAGTCCGATGGCGTCTATGTTCGAGAATCAAATGGATCCATCATCAACAGCGGAACGATTTCCGGCGGTGATTACGGTATTAACGCCGATCGTTTGTCTCTGACCATCACCAATAGCGGTACGATTTCCGGTGGAACGGCTTCCGTTTTGTTTTCAGAGGATGGCAACACGCTGAATGTTCTACAGGGCGCGCTGTTCAACGGTGTCGTGGATTATAACGGCACCGTGGATAACACGACGACCTTTGGCACAGGCAGCTATTTGCTTGGCGTTGCCAATTACGATCAGACCGACAACACGATCAATCTGAACAATGCCCATCAGACATTGATCCTGACGAATACGAATACAGGCAGCGGCACGGTCAACGTTGTCGATATTGGCTCCACCTCGATGGACTCTGCCGTGCGTGGTTATACCAACTCGGTCGGCAATGTCCTCGGCTCAATCCTCAGCATCGATGTGGGCTCTTCTGCCGGTGGTTCGAGTGAGCCGACCAGCTCCGGCGCTCTCGGTTATGCGGAAGAAAAGAAGCCGACGGGTGCCGCCGCTGCCGTGAAGAAGGGGGGTGACGACACGGCGGTCGACCGTTACGGCAACCTTTTCTGGATCCGCGCCTTCGGCGGCCAGACCTTCGACAATGCCAAGGACACGAGTTCCACCAATTATGGTGTCGCAGCCGGTGTGGATCGCCAGTTCGATGAAGGCCGCTTCGGTGTGTTGGCAGGCTATGGCCGCATCATCAACAAGGCGGATGATGGTTCCGGCAAGACAACAGGCAATACGGGCTTCGGCGGTGTTTATGTCCGCAAGGATGTGGGCTCGGTAACGCTGGATGCCTCGTTGATCGCCGGTGGCATCGACAATGACAGCCGTCGCGAGATTTCCGGCTCCGATCCGGCGCGTGGTTCCTTCACCGGCTGGTACGTTTCACCCGAAATCGCGATTTCGCAAAAACACGAATTCGCCCCCGGCTGGATTTTCACGCCATCTGCCCGCCTGCGCTACACGGCTGGCTTCTATGACGGTTACACCGAAACGAGTTCGACGCAGAACATCACCTATGATGACCGCACTTCGAACACGCTGGAAGGTATTCTGGAAGGCAAGATCACCAACCGCAACACGCTGGCAAACGGCATGAAGGCCAATGTCTCCTTCAGTGCTGCGCTGGTCGATACGCTGAACCTCGGCTCTTCCAACATGAATGCCAGCCTGAGCGGCACGGACTTCACCGTCTCGGCCATCGGCAACCGCAACCTGATCGGCACTCGCTTCGGCCTTTCGGGCGACGTCCAGCTTAACCAGCAGACCACCATCTATAGCGGCATTACGCTCGGCACCTATTCCAGCGATATCGGCTCCTGGTCGGCCAATACAGGCGTGAAGGTCAAGTTCTGA
- a CDS encoding ribonuclease T2 family protein, whose product MKQYFGFIALAALSLAAAAWIVLPQSQSIRPAEPAKVPSSSPRPSANPPSVQGQGFEFYVLSLSWSPAFCASDAGKNSRQQCGSDQKYGFVVHGLWPQNERGYPEFCGNDKSERVPENLGRSMFDIMPSMGLIGHQWRKHGSCSGLSQKDYFDTTRAAYNRIALPADIASGSQNKRLSADAIETAFVTANPGMTKQGIAISCDGAALEEVRICLNRDLTFRNCAEVDRQGCRANATDIIPIR is encoded by the coding sequence ATGAAACAATATTTCGGTTTTATCGCATTGGCGGCACTTTCACTGGCAGCAGCGGCGTGGATAGTCCTTCCACAGTCTCAGTCAATAAGACCCGCGGAGCCTGCCAAAGTTCCCTCGTCCTCGCCACGGCCATCGGCAAATCCGCCATCCGTCCAAGGTCAGGGCTTTGAGTTTTACGTTCTGTCGCTTTCCTGGTCACCGGCCTTTTGCGCCAGCGATGCGGGCAAAAACAGCCGACAGCAATGCGGCTCGGACCAAAAATACGGCTTCGTCGTACACGGCCTGTGGCCGCAGAACGAGCGCGGCTATCCGGAATTTTGCGGAAACGACAAAAGCGAGCGGGTGCCGGAAAATCTCGGTCGTAGTATGTTCGACATCATGCCCTCGATGGGCCTGATCGGTCATCAATGGCGCAAACACGGCTCATGCAGCGGCCTGTCGCAGAAGGATTATTTCGACACCACCCGCGCCGCTTACAACCGCATCGCCCTGCCCGCCGATATTGCTTCGGGCAGCCAGAACAAGCGGCTATCGGCGGATGCAATCGAGACCGCATTCGTTACCGCCAATCCCGGCATGACGAAGCAGGGTATTGCCATCAGCTGTGACGGCGCTGCGCTGGAGGAAGTCCGCATCTGCCTGAACCGGGACCTCACTTTCCGCAATTGCGCGGAGGTGGATCGTCAGGGCTGCCGCGCCAACGCCACCGACATCATTCCAATTCGATAA
- a CDS encoding glutathione S-transferase has translation MELLYSPASPYSAKVRMAARYLDIGITDVRVDTSAEPATLMDNNPLGKIPVLLLDDGGSVYDSVAIMHYLDRESGGKLYPKKHGKRTEAEILEALCDGIMDCLLAIVYERRLRPEEKVHQPWIDKQWRKVVKGLDYLNANLPKTGKKLHGGHFALAAMIGYLDLRFAGEWADGRKTLADWPEKFGKKFKQYAEMKSAA, from the coding sequence ATGGAACTGCTTTATTCTCCCGCTTCCCCCTATTCCGCCAAGGTGCGCATGGCCGCGCGCTACCTCGATATCGGCATCACGGATGTTCGCGTGGATACGAGTGCCGAACCTGCCACGCTGATGGACAACAACCCGCTCGGCAAAATCCCGGTTCTGCTGCTGGATGACGGCGGATCGGTCTATGACAGCGTCGCCATCATGCACTATCTCGACCGGGAATCCGGCGGGAAGCTCTATCCGAAGAAGCACGGCAAGCGCACGGAAGCCGAAATCCTGGAAGCGCTCTGCGACGGCATCATGGATTGCCTTCTCGCCATCGTCTACGAGCGGCGCCTGAGACCGGAGGAAAAGGTCCATCAGCCATGGATCGACAAGCAGTGGCGCAAGGTGGTGAAGGGTCTCGATTACCTCAACGCCAATCTGCCGAAAACCGGCAAAAAACTCCACGGCGGCCACTTCGCGCTTGCAGCCATGATCGGCTATCTCGATCTGCGCTTTGCCGGAGAATGGGCCGATGGCCGCAAGACGCTGGCCGACTGGCCGGAAAAATTCGGCAAGAAGTTCAAGCAATATGCCGAGATGAAGTCTGCGGCGTGA
- a CDS encoding lysylphosphatidylglycerol synthase domain-containing protein: MNMKKYLWPIIGVATICFSVWLLYKELRHLSLDDVWDSLAAIGTHDWIMSGLCTLVAYAALAGYDRIALQHLKRKVGWLFITLTSFTTYALSHNVGASVFSGAVVRYRAYTSKGLSASEVGILVALCTFTFAIGTIMLIGFILVYEPNITERFVDILPVEASTTTGILLLAIVALYVIGSLLRLRPLKIGSFTLFYPAPKLVAQQLVIGPIELIGAAGIIYYALPDVGNPGFMVILGIFLISFSAALISHAPGGLGVLELVFVMGLPEMNPADVIAALLVFRLFYLIIPFVIGLFIILFFERSQLAAAEREERRLQGK; this comes from the coding sequence ATGAACATGAAAAAGTATCTTTGGCCCATCATCGGGGTTGCCACGATCTGCTTTTCCGTGTGGCTGCTCTATAAGGAATTGCGCCATCTTTCGCTCGATGACGTCTGGGATAGCCTCGCCGCCATCGGCACGCATGACTGGATCATGTCCGGCCTGTGTACGCTGGTGGCCTATGCGGCTTTGGCTGGTTACGACCGGATTGCCCTGCAGCATTTGAAGCGCAAGGTGGGCTGGCTTTTCATCACGCTGACGTCCTTCACCACTTACGCGCTGTCTCACAATGTCGGGGCTTCCGTGTTTTCCGGCGCGGTGGTGCGTTATCGTGCCTATACGTCCAAAGGCCTGAGCGCTTCGGAAGTGGGCATTCTCGTTGCGCTCTGCACCTTCACCTTCGCCATCGGCACGATCATGCTGATCGGTTTCATTCTTGTCTACGAGCCGAATATTACCGAGCGTTTCGTCGATATTCTGCCGGTAGAGGCGTCTACCACCACCGGCATTCTGCTGCTTGCCATCGTGGCCCTCTACGTCATCGGAAGTCTGTTGAGGCTGAGGCCGCTCAAGATAGGCTCCTTCACCCTGTTTTACCCGGCCCCGAAACTGGTGGCGCAGCAGCTGGTGATCGGTCCAATCGAGCTTATCGGGGCGGCGGGCATCATCTATTATGCGCTGCCGGATGTCGGAAATCCCGGCTTCATGGTGATCCTGGGGATATTCCTCATTTCCTTTTCAGCGGCGTTGATTTCCCATGCGCCGGGCGGACTTGGCGTGCTAGAACTCGTCTTCGTCATGGGCCTGCCGGAAATGAACCCGGCAGACGTGATTGCCGCGCTGCTCGTCTTCCGCCTGTTTTATCTTATCATCCCGTTCGTCATCGGGCTTTTCATCATCCTCTTTTTCGAGCGCTCGCAACTGGCCGCAGCCGAGCGGGAGGAGAGGCGGTTGCAGGGGAAGTAG